The DNA region ACACTTCATGACCGGTCTCGTGTTGGCGCATTCTGCGGTACAGATCCTCCGCCTGCGCCCCGGAGCCAATAATGCAGTACGCATTGCCACGCTGTAGCGCCAACTTCAGCTTTGACAACACTGCGCGATACAAGATCGAGGAGGCAGGGAACGCTACCAGCGTCATCATAATCGTCGCACGCGATGTGTGCACATGCCCACCATAGCCGACAAAAGCAAACACTACAGCCATCACCGCGATGAACGCCCCAATCGAAACGATCAAGTGCTCACTAACAAACCTCAGGGAGGCCTTGTTCACCTGATAGTTGTACCCCCCCACCAAATAAACAGACACCACGCTCACCGCAGCAATCACGCCAAGCACGCGCCGGCTAAACAGTCCCAAAACCTCGACCGAAGCAGCCTGCCGCAACTCCATTGCGACCAAAAACAACACAAACAGAGCCACGAGGTCGATCGCCAACATCACGATTGGATACAACCGCATCGCCCACGCCCGCTTCCAATGCAGCGCTCGTTGAATCCGGCCATCACCGAATATCGTCCCAACCGTTCCTCTCAGCCCCGATTCGCCGGGATTCGACTGGTGCATGGCGCTCTGATTGTTCTGGGTGTTTTCAGCAGTGCTCATATTTTTTTAGGTTCCATTCGGTGTCCGCAGCATGGAGCCGCGGACAGCTACCATCGATTGTCTCCACCCGCTAGTGAAAACGCTGTTTGGTATGATACAGGTGAAATTTTCGTTACTTAGTCCGGTTCAGTTTGACTTTACCCTCCCTGCTGCCGGGCCTTTAGCTACTGACCGCCCTGCTGGATCTCACGAGCCAGGTCGCGTTTGCCATCGTTCCAATAAGCGAGCGCCAGCAACTGCCGCGCCGTTGCGCGCTGTTCCTCATCCCCGCGCTCCAACATTGGCTCCAAACGCTCGGCGGTCGCAGTCCACGCCCCCTGTTCCAACATGACCCGACAACGGGTCAGCTCAACATCCACAGGATCCACACCCTCTACCGAAGCCACCGCCTCGACCAAGCGCATCGCAAGATCCCCTACACTTCGAGCCGCCCCCATCATTACCTGGCCCTCAATGCCCCCCCCCTCGGATACCGCCGACTGCACAACCGCCACATTAAGCAAGCAATCTACCGCCCCTTCGTCATGGTCCTTCGCACGTTTGAAATGAAAACGAGCTCGCTCCAGCTCCTTCTCTTTAAATGCATCCAGACCAAGCAGAACGTGTGCAACCATTACTCCTCGCCCACTGACGAGAGCTTCCCGCACGTCAACCAAAGACACAGACCCCACAGGATTCAACACCGACGCACGGTAAACTGCATTCGCCACCAAGTCGGGCGACAGCCCCAGATCAAGCGCCAACTGCAGATAACCAACACCCATCTGGTTTCCGTCCCAACTCTGAGTCCGCAACAACATCCGCGCCGCATCCAGATAACTCCGACCGGCAAAAATCTTCACCGCTGCACTGCCGGGATTCCGCAACAAAGCAGCATCGAGAACCTGCTCGACCTCTTGCACCATCTTGAGCTTGGCGTCGAGTTCTGGAGCACCATCGCCCAGCAGCATCAGCGCCCCGACCCGCAACACGTCGGCCTCAAGAGGATTATCACTCAACGCCCCATTGTCGAGTAGCTCGATTGTCTTGCGAGCCTCCAGCGCTGCCATCGTCGGATACTCCAACACCAAGCGCGCGCGCCCCTTGAGAAGCGTGGCTCGTGGATGCGGCTCGTGCATTCCATCCACCAGTTCAAGCAAATCCCAAAAGCGTAAGTCCTTCGCATAGAGTTCCGCCAAGCTCAACCGCAGCCGGTCCGACTCCTCGGCCAATTCCTCCTTCTCAGCCAGAGCCAATGCCTGATTCATGTACTCAATCCCCTCTCGCACGGTCGACGCACGGTTCCCCTCCGCCAACATCTGCTGTGCCAACCATGCGTACGCACGATAGTACGGGAGCTCAAGAGTCAGACGCTGAATCAGCTCATCCCGTCGCGCCATATCGCCGCCCCGATCCGCTACCATCATTGCCTGATACAACAACTCTTTGTCGGAGCGGTATGGCTCTACTGAGGTCAGCTTGCTGAACAACATCCCAGCCGACTCCCAATCCTCTTGCATCATCGCGTCAAATGCTTGCCCGCGATACTTCAGATAGCGCTCCTCATCACTCAAGTTGCCGGACATGAACCACAGCGACGCCAACCCACCGATCATCGCCAATCCGATGGAGCCAACCAACATCTTCTTCCAGTCACGAGACTCCCACCAACTTCTGGCAAAACCTCGCACAAAGTTCACCGGCAATGCCAGCACGACCTTCGCACGCTCAACGACCCGTTTGAGCCCGGTCGGCACGCTATCGACCACTTTCCACACCAACCACAAAGGAAAACGCACCACCGTACTGACCGCCAGGTGCACGCGTTTACGACGTCGCTTGTACTCTTGATGAAGGGGATTCGAGTAAGGGTTTCTCATTGATCAGTTAAGGAAATTGGGAACAAGAAGTGGGAAATCCGTTTGGCAGGGCCGTGGCTTGAATTCGTAAACTGTCTTGCGCGCACTAGTCGAACTCAGCTCGACTCGTTGCGTACAACTGAGCCAAGCCGACTGTTCAAAGGAGCTGTGCGCGCATGGTGCTGACGTTTTTCGCCAGAATTTACAAGAGCAACATTGTTTTAATTCTGAGAATACTTGGGGCGCGTTAGCATCTCCTTTCTCACACCACAATGAAAATGAGCGACCTACGCTCGAGAAAATGAGAAATTGGAAATCTGAGATTTGACTCTTCCCCCCACACACAAAGACTTCTCATTCGATGTCACGAGTGAGCTCACCACCTCCCGTGCCGGCTTTAGGAGATCCGCAGTTTTCGTGGCTTGTGACGCTTTGACGCAAGCGTGAAGTGACGGTGTCTCTGCCGCAATCAGATCTTACCCGGAGACATAGAGGGGCTTTGATAGCCACGAAAAAGCACAATAAGCCACAACAGGGGCCCTTTGCTCTTTGATTCCTCTGTGCCCCCCCCCCTCAAATCATGCTCATCATGTAGATCCCGTCCAAAATGCCACTTACCTCTCGCGCGTAGCGCGCTGACTTCCTTTGGGGCTTTGGGTCTCCGCGTGAGCCCTTAGTCCTATCTAAAACGGCGGGAATCGCAGGTTTCGCTGATGACTCAGATTTTTAGTCGCGTCAACCCTGCAAATCCTATCCAAAAAAACTTCCGCCCTCACGCATGCCGCGCGCTGAGCCAAGGATCCTCAAGCAAAAACGTAGAGATTAGGACTTGAGGGCCACGACGAGGGCCAAAACGCCACAAGAAAGGCTCTGTGCTCGTTGTGTCCTCTGTGGTTCAAAAACTCAAATCATGTCTCTCATGTAAATCCTGTCTAGAGCCCCATCTCCCCCCCCGCCAGCTGACTAATTTCAAATGTCAGCTTTCCCATTTCTCAACTTCCCCTTCTTGCCTGCAGCCTGGCCCTCACCTGCATACGGAACTGATCGTACATCGCTTGAATCTCCAATTCCTCCTCTGGGCTCAACTGATCGCGCGAGCGCACCATCATCTGCGTTTGATAGAACGTACGTTCATCCTTACTCAACTCTGGACCAAAGGGCATCACCATCCTCCGAGGCTCAAGACGATAGATCACAGCCATCAGGTTAGTGGCATCCGGGCGAGGCTCCACAGGGATTCCGCTCTGGTCACAGTGACTACACAGAATATAGGCATTCTCCCCGCTTGGCACCACCATCCGGCTTTGCGATGCCTTCCAATCACCAGTCGAAGACAACTCACTGATCACTTTGTTCTCAGTCAGCAACCACCCAATGTTCCCGTAACAACGGTTCACATCGTGCCAGTTACTGAACGCATAGTCTACCGCCATCACGATGGTTCGGCGGTTGTACTTCAATGTCCAAACATCAGACCAACGTCCCCACACGCTTCCCATCGGGCGCTCGTTGCGCTTGTACGCCAGCACTTCCCACCCTGGGCGCTCAAACGACACCACCTCCTGCGGGAAGCGCATCAACTCCTCCTCACTCGCCATGCGGGTGTGCGCACCGACCTTCCGTGCATAGAACGCCACGACCATCTGCAAAGCCACGAGCCCGACCAGAACAAACGCAAAGCCCACTCGGAAGATCATCGACCTACGGGCACGACGCGCGCGCCCCACCTCACTGTCGTCACGAGTCTTGAAGAACCAGTGACCAGGTATTGAGAAACTAGTCAACCAGTTCCAAAACACTGGCAGAGGGTTGGTGACATGCCTACGGCGCCACATACGCACTGTCGGCACGTTCGGCACTTTTTGGGTTAATACCGAGAACAGAGCATCGGTGCTGTAGACCCCCAACGCACACACCACAAAAATCAACACAGCTGTGATTGAACCCGCTATTCCCTCTGTCAAATTAGCCTCAAAGCGCATGTATGCAACGGTCGTTACCACAACACTCAGCACATTAAGAACGCCCCCCCACAGCAAGCCGCTCAGCATCACAAGCAAAGTATGAAATGCTTTGCGCTGACGCCAGACACACACCATCGCCGACGCAGTCACCATCGCCATCAGCGCATACTGACCATTACAAATACCATCGAGCGGCAATTCAGCGCCCGGCAGTTCGAGCACACTCTCTTTCACCACGTGGAAATATCCGAGGAAGTCGAGAATGCGGCTCGCCACCTGGGTACTGGCGTGGTGCTGGAAGTTAACAATCAACAGATCGACTTGAGGCGGAAGACGTAACAGCAACAGCAACAACATCCACAGCCCAAGAAAACCAGGCACCTGGCGCTTCGCCGAAAGACTCAACGCCCCCGCCCCCAAGACAAAGATCCACCCCACGTGCGCAAACCAGAGAATCTTGTAAACCTCCGCCACAGCCACCAACAAACATGCCAGTCCAAAAGTAAAACCAATCAACCACGGCCGCGCCACACAATCAGACGCCTCAGCCCTCCGCCACCGCACCACAAACATTAAAACCACCGCCCCCAACACAAACGGCGCGAACGTCCAAATATAGGAAAACGTCGCCTTCAACCCCAAAAAGTGACGCCACACAATCGGCACAAATGCCAACAAGACCAGCGCAGGGAACCAAGCGGTTGAAAAAATGCGGCGAAGCCGGTCAGAAATAGGAACTTCAGACATATGAAATTTGAAATATTTAATCGGCGTGGCTGGACAAGGCATCTCATTACCGCACCTCTAAGCAAGCACTTTCCTTATACTTGCGTATTCTTAATCATCGTACTCATAATCGCGATGAGCTCATCGCCCTCGCCCTCTAGGTCACGTGCGGCAGCTACATCACCACCACACTCCTCTCTCAACAACTCGAGCCACAAGAGGGATTCATCTGCCTCCTGTAACGCCCCACCCAGCTTTGCAACGAACTCAGCATTGGATCTCGCGCGATTTGCTTCCCGCACATGCGCTGCAACCGAGGTTCCCGCTCGAAGCAACTGCTTGCTGCATACTCGAACTTCTTCGCGCCCCTTCGAGAGCGCCACATAATAACGCATCTCCCGTTTGGCGAACCATTTGGTTCGAGCCAAAAAATCATCGGACAGCCGAGCACTCATGCACTTCCCTTGCCCCCCCATCTCAGATTTCCCATTTCCCATTTCCCATTTCCTCACTCCGCCATTGCGCTGTGGCGTTTGGAGAGCGCCTCATCTCCAACCTTGGCATAAGCAGCCGCCAGCATTGAATGCAGCTCCTTCGGAACCACGCTACGGTCTAGCGCCTTTTCCAAGTCGCCAATCACGACATCCCACTTCTCAAGTTCAAAGGCAAGACGCCCGCGCAAGTCATAAGCCTCACCCAAAAGCACCTCGGGATCCTTCGCCAAGCGTACCGATTGATCAGCCAGCTCATAGGCCATCTCCGACTCGCCACGCGCCCTAGCATTCCGAGCCAATGACAAAAGCATCACGGCATTGTGAGGATCCGCATCCGCGGCTTCCTCAAAAAACTTCATCGCATCCTCTAGCTCACCACGATCCTGCGCCCACTCCCCTAAAAAGCGCTGCACAGATGCAAAAACAGCATCCGACACTCCCTCAGCTTCCACGCTTTCAGCAAATGCCTCGGTGACCGCTGGACGTACTTCTGGATTCTCAGTCGCAAACTGGCCCATCACCTCAACCAAAGTCCCCTCGGTTGGCAAATAGCGAAGCGCCGCACAAAGGTGTCGCGCCGCCGCCTTCACATCCGGCTCTAAATCATCGCCCACGCCCATCGCATCCAACGCTTTGGAGTACTCAAGAGCCATCATCATGCCGTCCCAAGCTTGATGAACGCCGGGATATCGACGCGTGTCATAGAAGTCCGTACGCATCTTCTGCAAAATCACTGCGCAGTTATCATACTTGCGCAGCATCAGTGCGGTTGCAGCATAGTCCAAACGTACATCCAGATCTCCCGGCTTCTGTAGTGTTTCGTTGCCTTGGATCGCAAACGAATGCCACCACTCCTGATACACCGGACCGTCTTCTGGCAGCATCCGGGCCACATGCACCAACGGAATCATCACTCCGGCCTGAGGCGACTGCGGACGAGTCGCCGCCTCCATCAGTACCAACGCTGCCTCCCCCGTGCGCCCACGCGCCAGAGCGATCTCTGCCATCCACAAGGCACCGGTCGCCTGCTTGGGCTCCAACGTATCAGCAGCACGAAAATGATCACGTGCTCGCTGAACCAACTCAGGTGCCATCGCCGCCAAATCATTACTGCGGAATGTCGACAGTATTGGCGATTGCCTCACCAGCATCGAGCGGTCGGTCACCACCGCCGGGCGAACTAAGTCCAAACCCAACCACAAATGAGCCGGCACATGTCCCACCGGCTCCACTCCTTCTGCCCGCGGCGGTGCGATCTCACGCAAGATCAAGCGAGCTTCGTCCAACTTCTTCTCATCTACCAATGCCAGAGCCTCAACATACCGAGCCTCAACTGGCACATCCCCGATCTGAGTCCGAGGACCGCGCTTCTGATCCGCGATCGACTCCGCAAACGCATCGTAGTCCTTCTCCTTCTCACCGACATTTTGGGCTACGGTCACCATGCCATAGATCAATCCACCCACCACTGCCACGCCCACGCCCCAGCGCAGACCGGTCATCAGCTGTCGCTTCTTCTTATGTGATAACTTCGCCATGAATAATCAAAAATTGTCTCCGCAAGCCGGAGCGTGCGGAGAATTAGTGTGTTCCTCTCAAATTGACAAGCCTAAATCGGAGATCAGTGATTCAAGAGCCAAGACAGACGACGAGGGCGCTCTTGACTCACCACCTCCCCTAGTGGCTTCGAGTTATCCGCAGATTGCGCCGATTGTGATAATTTCTACGGAAGCACATTCGGACCGCCGGATTTCACCTGGCCACTGCCCCCCGGAGCGCAGCGACCACTCTCATTGGGTTCTCACGCAGAGTCGCAAAGACCCAGAGGCTTATCATGCGATGTCACCCGCGAGCACCTTACATGCCGTAGTCGCTTTCTTCTATCCGCAGATCTCGCAGATTGTGATGATTGAACACAAGTGTGGAGTGACGGTGTCCTCACCGTCGCCGGTCCTCCCGCGCGCAGCGCCTAACTTCCTTTGGCGTCTTGGGGGCTTTGCGTGAGCCCACTCCCTCTTCCCTCCGTGCGCATCGCGCTGACGTCATTGCAGCTTTCCTAGCTCTTGAGCATGTGCTGCTGCGCCGGATCTCTAATGCAACCTCAAGAGTGAGGCTGCTCTACCCTCAATCGTTTTCGTAGCCTTTTGTGCTCATTGAGGACATCACCTCCGCGTCTCAGTATGAACCATCAATCACGTGAATCATGTCAATCCTGTCTAAAAACAGCGCGATCCGCAGATTTCGCAGATTGTTATAATTTCTACGCAAGCGTGGAGTGACGGTGTCCCCACAGTCGACAATCACACCGGAACGCAGCGAGCTCTAATTGGGGTTCTCACGCAAAGCCCCAAAGAGCCCAAAGCCCCCCTTCTCCAAACACCTTCGTGACCTCAGTGCCTTTTCGTGGTTCCAATCCCATGAATCATATCAACACTGTCTAAAAAACCTCTTCCCCCCCCGCGCGTAGCGCGCTGACTTCCTTTGCGTCTCAGCGTCTCTGCGTGAGCCCCTAATCCCGCAAATCCTGTCTAAGATAGAGTCATCCGCAGATTGCGCCGATTGTTATGATTTCTACGCAAGCGTGTTTGGACCAGCTCCCTGCAAAACCTCTGCGTCTCTGCGTGAGCCTCCCTCCTCCTCCCGCGCGCAGCGCGCTGACCTCATTTCCAATTTCAGCTTTCAAATTTCCTCCCTCCTCTTCCCGTCCTCACCGGCAATACGGCTCAATAGCAATCATCGCGTCACCAGTATCGGTCACCGCAGCATCCCTCGCAGCGCGCGACGTAAAGAGATAGAGCGCATAGCCCCCATGCCCACCGCCACAATACTTGCTCGCGATTGCCCCATCAACTTCGCCTAGCTCCTCCATGCCCTCGCCCAGTTGCACCGCATAGGACAAACTGACAGCTTCCGCCAACTGCTCAATCGACTCATCAAGCACCGCCTGACGCGCTACCGCTGCCGCACGTTCGATTGCCGCGTAATCGCGCTCCTGATCCGCAACCCCTGGTGTATCATGCTCGTGCCCAGTCCACAGCAAGGCCATCCGGCCCTTGAGCATTTCCCCATTGCGCTTGAAATCCAACACCGGGCGCTGACCGCTGCGCCACACACACACACCGGTTTCACGGATCACCGCCGGGTCCTGCCACCCCACACCAAGCGCGAGCTCGCCAGTGACACCATCTTCGCCGTTCAACAACGCCCAGGCACCACTGCCACCAAGACCAGAGCGCTTGCGATAACCCCAATCACGCAAACTCACCATCGGCGAAATCGCACAGTTGACCACATAGGCACCCTCCCTGGCATAGCGCGGCACATCCAACCATCCGCCCGCGAAGTCCACCCGCAGCGGCGACTCCGTCGGCGCTTTCACCCACTTCACAATCCCGGAGGTCGAAACCGGCGCAAACCGCGGCGGAGTCTTCGGCAGCACGTGATAAGTAGCCCCAACCTCCGCGCACAACGCACGCTTCACATCCTCATACTGATCGTCCTCGGTGACCACCAGCATGTCGGGCTTGGCCTCCAAGAACCACGACTTGAAGTCCAACCCCAGATCGTGATCCGACCCGACGATCACTTCATCAATCATCCGCAGGCCCTCTAGCACCACCTTCTTGTGCTCGTCAGGGATCGACGACCGACGCTGCTTGTGGTGCCACAACACCTCCTCAGAGGCAAAGCTCACCGTCAGATGATCCCCCAGTGCCCGGGCCTCTTCAAAAAACTGAAGATGCCCAGCGTGCAAGATGTCATAGCAGCCTGATACGAAAATGCGCTTCATCGGTAAGGTACGGCAGTTAGGAAGTCTTGCAGTCCAGAATTCTCGAGTCGCGATCGACTAGAGCGTCACATCGTTTTGAGGTATTTGATGAGCCCTGCGGTGGTGTTCTTTACTTCGCCACACATCGCATAACAGCGGTCGAACACCTCGCGATCAACATACCCCAGATCCAGCGCCGCGTAGAGGTGACTCTGCACCTCACCAGCCGAGCGATAGCTGTATCGAAGAAAGCGAGCGAACTCGACATCGCTCCCCGAATCGAAGCCCTCCACAATGTTAGGCATTGTCGAGCCAGCCGCCCTGCGAATCTGATCAGCCAACGCCCAGTCCCTCGAAAACGGAGCCTCAGCGTTCTTGCTTTCTGCCAAGCAATGCAATCTTTGAACTTTTTCATAGTTCTAGAGGGCCGCAGTCGAGCTGTCTTGAATAGCGGGAGTCCCGACTTCAAGACTTCAAGACTTCAAGACTTCAAGACTTCAAGACTTCAAGACTTCAAGACCTCCAAATAATCCCGTGCCAGCTGGTCCCGATCGAAGTTCTTGAGCACATACTCACGCCCAGCTTCGCCCATTGCAGCCCGCCGCTCCGGATCGCGTTTCAATTCAAGAATCCGTTCCACCATCTGCACCTCGTCCTCAGGTTCCATCGAAACCCCACCTCCACTCGCCTCAACCAGATTTCTGGCTTCGCCATCCACTCCAATCAGAATCGGACGACGCATTCCCAATGCTTCGAAAATCTTCGAAGGCATGACCGTTTCAAACAGCGGCGTCTTCCTCAAGTGCACGAAACATACATCGGTAGCGGCCAGTAACTGCGGCATCTCCTCTTTTGGTCGACGCCCCGTGAAAACCACGTTATCCAGCCCTTGCTCAGCTGCGGCCTGCTGCAAATCCTCACGCACCGCACCGTCGCCGACAGCCAGTAACACCACATCATCTTCCCCCATCTCCTTGAGACGCTTGGCCGCCCGCAGATACACATCCAACCCGCTCGCCATTCCGATCGTCCCGATATAAGCGCAGACAAACTTATCCTTAAGCCCCCACTCCTTGCGCACCGGTGCGGGGTCAGGCGTCGATGCCTCGAGCAGATCGCGGTCCACTCCGTTCATCACGATCGACATCTTTTCCTCAGGCACCCCGCGTTCCAATAGGCGCAGCTTATAGCCATTGCCCACCGTCACCACATGGTTGGCCGCCGCATACATCCGAAGCTCCATCCACTCGAGCAGCTTCATCACCAACGGGTTCCCCAGTGCCCCCACCGCACCGATCGACTCCGGCCAAATATCACGGATCTCCAGAATGAACTTCGGCTTGCGAGTCCACGGACGACTCAGTCGGAACCACCACTTGCTCAGCACCCCGGCCCATCCACAGAAAAACTGCGGAGAAGTCGCAATCAACACATCAGGCCTCCCCATGGTCAGCACCTTCAATGTCGCTGTCACCATGTACGAGACATAGTTGGCGATGCGTCGCCCGGTTCCTTTGTTGGGAGCCAACAGTGACCACACACGGACCACCTTCACCCCATCAACGACCGAGGTCTGCGGCAGCAATCGGTTGGCGTAGCCCGGGTACACCACCCCATCCGGCACATTTGGAGCACAAGTAATCACAGTCACCTCATGGCCTGCCTCCACCCACCGACGGGCAAGTGCACCCACACGTGTCGCCGGTGCATTTCCTTCCGGCGGATAATAATGACACAAAAACAAAACCTTCACCTTAGTTCCCCCTGATCTTTCTGATTTCAAATCGACAATATGCCTCCGGTCCATCTGCGGGCAGTCGCACGACCAGTACCGATCGCTCTAACCCTGCGCCGAATGAGGGATGTGCCAAACAGTTCTCCACCTGGACATCCACATCGGCATTCCAAGAAAGCGCGTAGCTTCGTCCGTTGCTGCGAATAACCGCAGCCCCATCAGCTACCTCCAATGACACGCCTGGAGCAAAACAAAGTCGGCTCACTAACCGAGCAGGTGAGACAAGACGCACGCGATCCTCGATCACCAGTCCATCATTCTCCCACTCAATCCGGCGACGGTGAACCGCCTTGCAGGGTAAATGCACATATCCCCCGTGCTCCGCATCCAACACCATCGAATTCGCTCCCGGTATCCACTCGTTCACCCTCGGCTCTACCCGACGCCCGACACGAAACGCCCCCCAAACCTCACATGAGTTCTCACCTGCGACCTCGACCGTGCTATGCGCTGCAGTCGATCGATCAAACCGACGCATCTCACCAGCATCATAAGTTCCAACCCCCGTGTCCGTGATTATCCGCTGACCATCCAGACTCAGCTCGAAAGAAAGATAATCCGCATGGGCATGCCCCGGCTGGTAATCCGGACCGATCGCTCCTGCGTCTACCGCAAGATAATCCCCATCTACATTGCGGAAACCATAGTACCCCGCATCTGGAAGTGCCCATGCCCCGATCTCCGGCGCATCCGACCAGCCATCGTTGTAAACCCCGCGCACCGCATCGTTGAATTGTGCAATCCCTCCATCAGGATGACGCATCATCCCCAGCGCCCCCCGCATCCGAGCTGCTAAATCACCTAAATCTGAACTACCTAAACTTAAACTTCTCTCTTCAACTGGCGACATCGTCGCCCCCAGCATCTCCACCAGCCACAACATCCGCAGATGGTACATCGCCGACCGTTCGTAATGCAGCCCGTCCGGCAGGATCTGCTCGGCCAATTCCCGCTCAAGCAACGGCATCACCCGCTTCAATGTGGCTCTCGCTTGCGTTCCCTCAAGCACAGAACCGACACATGCCAGAGCAGCCAGATTCTCCAACAAATGGTTCGCCTGGATATGTGTCTCCAGGTTCAGCTCCAACCACCGCACCTGCTTGGCAATCGATGCCATCACCGCATCGTGAAACTCACCATCCGCCACAAATTGCTCTCTATACCGAACACCGAATAGCAACGCCCAGTTCATCAACCGCAGCGACGTTGGATAAGGCTCCCACCCACAAGCCCCCTTCACCGGCGGATGCCTCTCGATCCAATCAAACACATACATCCGCACCACATCCCAGCAATCAATCTCAGCTTTCCGCTTTCCGCTTTCCGCTTTTTTCTGCCTTCCGCTCTCATCTTTCCCCCGCGCAGCCAGATCAATTTCAGCTTTCTGCTTTCCACTTTCAGCTTTCAAAAGACTCCACAGCCAATCGAAATACTGCAAGTTATACTGCCACAGACGCGGCAATCCCTCAGCAGTCCAGTCCACCGCACCGGTGAACGTGTGCCTTCGCCCGATGAACACAAACGTTCCACCGCCAAGATCGGCAGCCGACTGCGGAGGCACCGGATCACACAGATCCAACTCACCCAAACCCGCCCTCACCTGCCATCCCGTGCCATCCACCGACGCCAGGATCCTCTCAGGATCGCGCAATCGGTTCTGCACCCGTACCCGCACCTGCCCCACAATCTGAGACAAGCGCAAATGCCGCAGGGTCCGCCCATAAAGAGTAGCCCTGCGGGCAGTTGAAGTGATTAGTTTAAGTTTAGACATACCGCCCTCCGCTCCATTCTTCAGTGATCACGCGTCAGCGACTGCATCAATGCATGGAGCATCCGCGCAATCTGCCGCCCTTCCTCAAGCCAATCCCCGGCAACTTCTTGGTCAAAATAGCCAAGCTCCTGCCCGATCATGATCTGAGTTCGCAGCTCACCCAGCGAGCCCTTGGCGATCCCTATAAACTGAACGAACTCCTTTGGCCCGTTGCGTTCCGCCCCTTCGGCTAGATTAGAAGGAACGGACACCGCACTCCGAGTGATCTGATCGCGGAATCCCCAGTCCTTGCAGTGGGCAGCTGCTTTACAAACATCAACAGCCAACGCCATTGAACGCTGCCAAACCTCAAGCCCCTCAAACGACTCCGAACTCCGCATTACCAACCAACTCTTAAACTTAAACTACCCCACTTAAACAGGAAGCAACGCTCCGCGTTACTTCCAAAACCCCCTCGTATCGATGATCATCCGCTCGGCAAGCACTGGCTTCGAAAGCGAGGCGAACGACTTGTGGTCAACCAGCAGTACCACGATATCCGCGGCCTTGATCGCGTCTTCCGCATCCATCAACTCACACTTTCCTTCGAGTGCCTTTGGCAGCTCGGTGATATGCGGTTCGGCCACCAACACTCGGGCTCCCTCGATACCAGCCACCTGCTTGGTGATGTCCAAAGCAGGGCTTTCACGCAAGTCGTCGACATT from Sulfuriroseicoccus oceanibius includes:
- the xrtU gene encoding exosortase U, whose translation is MSEVPISDRLRRIFSTAWFPALVLLAFVPIVWRHFLGLKATFSYIWTFAPFVLGAVVLMFVVRWRRAEASDCVARPWLIGFTFGLACLLVAVAEVYKILWFAHVGWIFVLGAGALSLSAKRQVPGFLGLWMLLLLLLRLPPQVDLLIVNFQHHASTQVASRILDFLGYFHVVKESVLELPGAELPLDGICNGQYALMAMVTASAMVCVWRQRKAFHTLLVMLSGLLWGGVLNVLSVVVTTVAYMRFEANLTEGIAGSITAVLIFVVCALGVYSTDALFSVLTQKVPNVPTVRMWRRRHVTNPLPVFWNWLTSFSIPGHWFFKTRDDSEVGRARRARRSMIFRVGFAFVLVGLVALQMVVAFYARKVGAHTRMASEEELMRFPQEVVSFERPGWEVLAYKRNERPMGSVWGRWSDVWTLKYNRRTIVMAVDYAFSNWHDVNRCYGNIGWLLTENKVISELSSTGDWKASQSRMVVPSGENAYILCSHCDQSGIPVEPRPDATNLMAVIYRLEPRRMVMPFGPELSKDERTFYQTQMMVRSRDQLSPEEELEIQAMYDQFRMQVRARLQARRGS
- a CDS encoding four helix bundle protein produces the protein MSARLSDDFLARTKWFAKREMRYYVALSKGREEVRVCSKQLLRAGTSVAAHVREANRARSNAEFVAKLGGALQEADESLLWLELLREECGGDVAAARDLEGEGDELIAIMSTMIKNTQV
- a CDS encoding tetratricopeptide repeat protein codes for the protein MAKLSHKKKRQLMTGLRWGVGVAVVGGLIYGMVTVAQNVGEKEKDYDAFAESIADQKRGPRTQIGDVPVEARYVEALALVDEKKLDEARLILREIAPPRAEGVEPVGHVPAHLWLGLDLVRPAVVTDRSMLVRQSPILSTFRSNDLAAMAPELVQRARDHFRAADTLEPKQATGALWMAEIALARGRTGEAALVLMEAATRPQSPQAGVMIPLVHVARMLPEDGPVYQEWWHSFAIQGNETLQKPGDLDVRLDYAATALMLRKYDNCAVILQKMRTDFYDTRRYPGVHQAWDGMMMALEYSKALDAMGVGDDLEPDVKAAARHLCAALRYLPTEGTLVEVMGQFATENPEVRPAVTEAFAESVEAEGVSDAVFASVQRFLGEWAQDRGELEDAMKFFEEAADADPHNAVMLLSLARNARARGESEMAYELADQSVRLAKDPEVLLGEAYDLRGRLAFELEKWDVVIGDLEKALDRSVVPKELHSMLAAAYAKVGDEALSKRHSAMAE
- a CDS encoding adenylyltransferase/cytidyltransferase family protein codes for the protein MKRIFVSGCYDILHAGHLQFFEEARALGDHLTVSFASEEVLWHHKQRRSSIPDEHKKVVLEGLRMIDEVIVGSDHDLGLDFKSWFLEAKPDMLVVTEDDQYEDVKRALCAEVGATYHVLPKTPPRFAPVSTSGIVKWVKAPTESPLRVDFAGGWLDVPRYAREGAYVVNCAISPMVSLRDWGYRKRSGLGGSGAWALLNGEDGVTGELALGVGWQDPAVIRETGVCVWRSGQRPVLDFKRNGEMLKGRMALLWTGHEHDTPGVADQERDYAAIERAAAVARQAVLDESIEQLAEAVSLSYAVQLGEGMEELGEVDGAIASKYCGGGHGGYALYLFTSRAARDAAVTDTGDAMIAIEPYCR
- a CDS encoding four helix bundle protein — encoded protein: MHCLAESKNAEAPFSRDWALADQIRRAAGSTMPNIVEGFDSGSDVEFARFLRYSYRSAGEVQSHLYAALDLGYVDREVFDRCYAMCGEVKNTTAGLIKYLKTM
- a CDS encoding glycosyltransferase family 4 protein; this encodes MKVLFLCHYYPPEGNAPATRVGALARRWVEAGHEVTVITCAPNVPDGVVYPGYANRLLPQTSVVDGVKVVRVWSLLAPNKGTGRRIANYVSYMVTATLKVLTMGRPDVLIATSPQFFCGWAGVLSKWWFRLSRPWTRKPKFILEIRDIWPESIGAVGALGNPLVMKLLEWMELRMYAAANHVVTVGNGYKLRLLERGVPEEKMSIVMNGVDRDLLEASTPDPAPVRKEWGLKDKFVCAYIGTIGMASGLDVYLRAAKRLKEMGEDDVVLLAVGDGAVREDLQQAAAEQGLDNVVFTGRRPKEEMPQLLAATDVCFVHLRKTPLFETVMPSKIFEALGMRRPILIGVDGEARNLVEASGGGVSMEPEDEVQMVERILELKRDPERRAAMGEAGREYVLKNFDRDQLARDYLEVLKS